In a single window of the Anaerocolumna cellulosilytica genome:
- the spoIIP gene encoding stage II sporulation protein P, which yields MAINMRRYRYRAARLFHIILWSVILILSLNVLTKGIRILGGDSAAKSAKSLGARMISSISDYMVTSNIPIMDYITSDEESKSNNFILNTMIRAFPINEYIAKANDGSYSNYIENKITNTNTLAKGFLFNNDRYVEMILEGIEREKSNVLANTDETDVAAALSTGTSAAGNTNDFIPIDIISGEVYLEVEDATVPHNAAETLGSINGEHFTVEQLVKRQFLYNNFYIVDSATTVNDELFDAKKLLGKDMTLKAVPDKPQILIYHTHSQEGFSDSRKGKEADTVVGLGTYLTKLLKENYGYNVIHDKTQYDIMGGTLDRNLAYNYAGEGVKKILEKNPEIEVVIDIHRDGANKRVANINGSNTAQIMLFNGLSRNAKGEIAYLNNPNLQDNLAFSLQLQLKGRELYPGLMYRNYLHAYRYNLHLRKKSILAEVGTDKNTVEEAYNAMDYLAVILHDVLSGEEAAE from the coding sequence ATGGCTATTAATATGAGAAGATATAGATATAGGGCGGCAAGGCTATTTCATATAATTTTATGGAGTGTTATATTAATCCTAAGTCTTAATGTACTTACAAAAGGAATTCGCATACTAGGAGGAGATTCAGCGGCAAAATCCGCAAAATCGTTAGGTGCAAGAATGATTTCGTCCATTTCAGATTATATGGTGACTTCTAATATACCGATTATGGACTATATAACCTCTGATGAGGAGAGTAAAAGCAACAATTTTATATTAAATACAATGATTCGTGCATTTCCTATTAATGAGTACATAGCGAAGGCCAATGACGGCAGTTACAGTAATTACATAGAAAATAAAATAACTAATACAAATACGCTGGCAAAGGGGTTCTTGTTTAATAATGACAGGTATGTGGAAATGATACTAGAAGGAATTGAGAGGGAGAAATCCAATGTTCTGGCAAATACTGACGAAACGGATGTGGCTGCAGCTCTTAGTACTGGGACCTCAGCTGCCGGGAATACCAATGATTTTATACCGATAGATATTATCAGCGGAGAAGTGTACTTGGAAGTAGAAGATGCTACAGTTCCCCACAATGCAGCAGAGACACTGGGTTCTATTAATGGAGAGCATTTTACGGTGGAGCAGTTAGTAAAGCGCCAGTTTTTATACAATAACTTTTATATCGTTGATTCAGCAACAACTGTGAATGATGAGTTGTTTGACGCTAAGAAATTATTAGGAAAAGATATGACTTTAAAGGCGGTTCCGGACAAACCACAGATATTGATTTATCATACCCACTCTCAGGAAGGATTTAGTGACAGCAGGAAAGGGAAAGAAGCTGATACAGTGGTGGGGCTGGGTACCTATTTAACTAAATTGCTGAAAGAAAATTACGGCTATAATGTAATCCATGATAAAACTCAATATGATATTATGGGAGGTACTCTGGATAGAAATCTTGCCTATAATTATGCAGGAGAAGGAGTTAAAAAAATTCTGGAAAAAAATCCTGAGATAGAGGTTGTAATTGATATCCATAGAGACGGGGCTAATAAAAGAGTGGCAAATATCAATGGAAGCAATACTGCTCAAATCATGCTTTTTAATGGATTAAGCCGTAATGCTAAAGGAGAAATTGCCTACCTTAACAATCCTAATCTTCAGGATAATTTGGCATTTAGCCTCCAATTACAGTTAAAGGGCAGAGAATTATATCCCGGTTTAATGTACCGGAATTATCTTCATGCTTATCGTTATAACTTACATTTACGCAAAAAATCCATTCTCGCAGAAGTAGGAACAGATAAAAATACAGTGGAAGAAGCTTACAATGCGATGGATTACCTTGCAGTAATTCTTCATGATGTACTTAGCGGAGAAGAAGCAGCAGAGTAA